Proteins co-encoded in one Stomoxys calcitrans chromosome 5, idStoCalc2.1, whole genome shotgun sequence genomic window:
- the LOC131998078 gene encoding uncharacterized protein LOC131998078, whose product MLEISYSISFCYIIVLYYILVYSYRMPPILSRLSRSEANKNYYSCRICSQNHGLRKCKVFRKKDAKQRMQLVVTHRYCPNCLAHQHSSSSCFSTKGCRFCGGDHHSLLHIDNPKLRSKKTRTVKVEKSPAGEPPNTSSTNQRSLTIASIATPNATLLFPTAIILVVIGKKKHHIRAVIDPCTAISKISKQFVEELRLNTTVLGSESICAVSIASRHSSHTVLDTTMRVNNHISMDTPNRSIDAAIAAKFANLTLADPKFYISGPFSIVLGSDIYGRIILPGLLASDGSLPVATNTIFGWVLSGSCTT is encoded by the coding sequence ATGTTAGAAATTAGTTATTCAATTTCCTTTTGTTACATTATTGTCCTTTATTATATTTTAGTTTACTCTTACAGAATGCCACCTATTTTATCCCGCCTTAGCCGTTCCgaggcaaacaaaaattattactcTTGCAGAATCTGTTCACAAAACCACGGTCTTCGTAAATGCAAGGTATTCCGAAAAAAGGATGCGAAACAACGTATGCAATTAGTTGTGACTCACCGCTACTGTCCAAACTGTTTAGCCCATCAACACTCATCTAGTTCTTGTTTTTCAACTAAAGGATGTCGGTTTTGTGGAGGCGACCATCACTCCTTATTGCATATAGATAATCCAAAATTGCGAAGCAAGAAAACAAGGACAGTAAAGGTCGAAAAAAGCCCCGCAGGTGAACCACCAAACACCAGTTCAACTAACCAGCGATCACTAACGATAGCGTCTATTGCAACTCCAAACGCCACTTTGCTATTTCCAACGGCTATAATACTGGTTGTGATCGGCAAGAAAAAGCACCATATCCGCGCAGTTATTGATCCTTGCACCGCCATTAGTAAAATATCTAAACAGTTTGTTGAAGAGTTACGACTTAACACAACTGTCCTAGGATCGGAGTCCATATGTGCAGTCTCTATAGCATCTCGCCACTCTTCTCACACTGTTTTAGACACCACAATGAGAGTCAACAACCACATATCAATGGACACGCCTAATAGATCCATTGATGCTGCCATTGCTGCAAAATTCGCTAATTTGACTTTAGCAgatccaaaattttatatctcggGGCCGTTTTCAATCGTACTTGGATCTGACATATATGGGCGCATTATATTACCGGGTCTTTTAGCTAGTGATGGCTCTCTTCCAGTCGCCACAAATACTATCTTCGGCTGGGTGCTGTCTGGCTCATGCACCACCTGA
- the LOC131997941 gene encoding uncharacterized protein LOC131997941 — MALSNFIQISDALIEFNAELESELLHQSAIHSLEVHRDELREIWQRVKPKYEASLAELAAADDKRDIETLKARYQTTYRTYVHGIAKISEVIESKRSAAVSPPNPTRLEFSSSPNVNLPPCDTDLFHGDYLSWPSFRDLFTALYINNTRLSPVEKLFHLNSKTRGEAREIVRKAPLTNEGFELAWRALEVRFDNKRLLLNSQLKTLFNLPGITVESSESIKQIQSTINGIIASLKLYSIDIKSWNPIFVYVCSMRLPEITLSLWEQSVKNKSDFPSWTELDSFLTCRFQTLETVRDFGFPSTSQSISNSKNENVGKSMPKNSSSKRVNSYRNGVVIPNCKLCPNENHTIRLCSKFHNMTYADRLTTVKQLKLCLNCFSKGHLVKDCKSAFNCQKCNRRHNTLLHQDCNEEMEIPETDQKSIQSTSNGDSIVPIQSCFAANSKTVLLGTAMVGIRHNGEIFKARALFDSGSEASFLSEHLFNLLKLKARKFMAHISGLNGTLSAKAQKICMLQITSPMTSGFDLEAPIMVIPKLTSSLPTFSVSEEMFSTLPDIHLADPEFYRSSYIDILIGADLIPQVMLNGIINPVCGSLLAQETVFGWILTGPIPKEPISVFRTTVSLPDDIALDELVSKFWELEDLPRVKPISDMDKYCEDMFVETTTRNEAGRYIVTLPFKPEFPSGIQLGQSQKIALSQYIRNENRLLRDIELKRQYDAVLAEYIELGHMKRVRDIDFTPKSNFHYLPHHAVVRPNSVTTKVRVVFNASNPTSNGMSLNDVLHPGPSLQKDLCTLLLQWRFYKVVFNSDIEKMYRQICVHPKHTTFQRILYRKSPYDEIEEFELQTVTFGVNCAPFLALRTIQQLATDVRLQYPLASEILESSMYVDDVLGGSHDILSATKTQKELISALGTAGFLLRKWTSNSKEFLKSIPKDHLLNSEFLEFEDSSKAKTLGVRWNAKLDDFYFVAGQLDANSDPTKRNILSNISKLFDPAGWLCPFIVLAKLLMRDVWLSKVGWDDPLPPNLLAAWHSFLGNYSRIGDIRIPRWIHFTPESDMELHGFCDASEKAYAIAIYVRVAAPSGEIVTHLLMSKSRVAPLKTISIPRLELCGAALLAEAIESILPSIPNCKVFCWTDSTIVLAWLMKPAFQWKTFVANRVSKICEVVPVDHWGHVESRQNPADLASRGVFPDELIQNDLWWFGPLWLRHPSSLWPIKNGLPIDETLLEAKTIHSHFTYFQNYQDPLDRFSSLGRALRVIAYVYRFISNCRASADITSRTHSLTNDEIQDVRDRLIVLSQKLFYPTEYKALSNGEQITSTSSLLTLNPFCDPKGLLRICSRIAHSESLTYNERYPIILPYHGTFSRLLILFIHCITLHGGNSLMLRMLRLQFWIPKAKILIKACVHNCKICVISKHKLRTQLMGTLPPERTTLSRPFTNTGIDFAGPFDIKNYSARSCTITKGYVCLFVCFATRAIHLELTSSLTTSAFLAAFHRFSSRRGCPLKIFSDNGKTFVGASKEVAKNFLQRSRDETLFQFSYQRLSWHFIPPGAPHMGGLWEAGVKSFKAHFRKMAGCHKFTFEEFTTIPSRIEACLNSRPISPLSENPDDLLALTPGHFLTGGPLLSPAEPDESETTISVVNRWRRVVALSQQFSIRWKHEYLKELHKRIKWKRPQPNIQIGMEIGAYFEDILWQG, encoded by the exons ATGGCCCTATcaaactttatccaaatatccGATGCTTTAATCGAGTTCAATGCAGAACTCGAAAGCGAACTTCTGCACCAGTCCGCGATCCACTCCTTGGAGGTTCATCGGGACGAGTTGAGGGAAATATGGCAGAGAGTTAAACCAAAGTATGAGGCTAGCTTGGCTGAGTTAGCCGCTGCTGACGATAAGAGGGACATAGAAACCCTGAAAGCGCGGTATCAGACCACTTATCGAACTTACGTTCATGGCATAGCTAAAATAAGTGAGGTTATAGAATCCAAAAGGTCCGCTGCTGTTTCTCCCCCCAATCCAACGCGGTTGGAATTCTCTTCGAGTCCGAATGTAAACCTACCTCCTTGTGACACCGACCTCTTTCACGGGGATTACCTCTCCTGGCCATCGTTTCGCGACCTTTTTACTGCCTTATACATCAATAACACGAGGCTCTCCCCTGtcgaaaaattatttcacttgaATTCCAAGACTCGCGGTGAAGCCAGGGAAATAGTTCGAAAGGCACCTCTCACGAATGAGGGATTTGAGTTAGCATGGAGGGCGTTGGAGGTTAGATTCGACAACAAACGTTTACTACTGAACAGCCAACTTAAGACCCTTTTTAATTTGCCAGGAATTACCGTTGAATCAAGCGAGTCCATAAAGCAGATTCAAAGTACTATAAATGGGATTATAGCTTCACTAAAGCTCTATAGTATAGATATCAAGAGTTGGAACCCCatttttgtgtatgtttgttccATGCGTTTGCCTGAGATCACATTGTCCCTGTGGGAGCAATCAGTCAAGAATAAAAGTGACTTTCCATCTTGGACAGAACTTGATTCCTTCTTGACATGTCGATTTCAGACATTGGAGACGGTGAGGGATTTCGGTTTTCCCAGCACTTCTCAATCGATATCAAATTCCAAGAACGAGAACGTTGGCAAATCAATGCCAAAGAATAGCTCCTCCAAAAGAGTGAATTCGTATCGAAATGGTGTTGTCATTCCAAATTGTAAGTTATGCCCCAATGAAAACCACACCATAAGATTGTGTTCGAAATTTCATAATATGACCTACGCCGATAGACTGACAACCGTGAAGCAGTTAAAATTatgccttaattgtttttctaaGGGACATCTTGTCAAAGACTGTAAAAGTGCATTTAACTGCCAAAAATGCAACAGGAGGCACAACACTCTACTGCATCAAGACTGCAATGAGGAAATGGAAATTCCCGAAACTGATCAGAAATCGATACAGTCCACTTCCAATGGTGATTCCATTGTTCCCATACAGTCTTGTTTCGCAGCCAACAGCAAGACCGTGCTGTTGGGAACGGCCATGGTTGGTATCCGACATAATGGGGAGATTTTCAAGGCACGAGCACTTTTCGATTCTGGGTCGGAAGCGTCTTTCCTGTCAGAACACCTTTTCAACTTGCTTAAACTAAAAGCACGCAAATTTATGGCTCATATATCCGGCCTTAATGGCACCCTCTCTGCGAAGGCTCAGAAAATATGTATGCTTCAAATCACTTCTCCAATGACTTCAGGTTTTGACCTGGAGGCTCCCATTATGGTCATTCCTAAGCTAACATCCTCACTGCCTACTTTTTCTGTATCCGAGGAAATGTTTTCCACACTTCCTGACATCCACCTGGCAGACCCTGAGTTTTATCGGTCATCGTATATTGACATTTTGATAGGGGCAGATCTGATTCCGCAGGTCATGTTAAATGGCATTATTAATCCAGTTTGTGGGTCTCTTTTGGCCCAAGAAACAGTATTTGGTTGGATTCTGACCGGTCCCATTCCAAAAGAGCCTATTTCAGTCTTCCGCACTACTGTTTCACTTCCAGATGATATCGCCTTAGATGAACTAGTTTCCAAATTCTGGGAACTGGAGGACCTCCCTAGGGTTAAACCTATTTCCGATATGGACAAGTATTGTGAGGACATGTTCGTGGAAACCACCACCAGAAACGAGGCAGGCCGGTATATTGTTacgctgccatttaaacccgaATTTCCTTCCGGTATTCAACTCGGGCAGTCCCAAAAGATAGCTCTTTCTCAGTATATAAGAAATGAGAATCGGCTtctcagagatattgagctcaagaGGCAGTACGATGCGGTTCTGGCAGAGTATATTGAATTAGGCCATATGAAGAGGGTAAGGGACATTGatttcactcccaaatccaaTTTTCACTACTTGCCACACCATGCTGTTGTTCGTCCAAAtagcgttactacaaaagttcGTGTAGTGTTCAACGCGTCAAACCCTACCTCTAATGGTATGAGTTTGAACGACGTCCTCCACCCTGGTCCATCTTTGCAGAAAGATCTGTGCACTTTATTACTCCAGTGGCGATTTTATAAAGTGGTTTTCAATAGCGATATTGAAAAAATGTATCGCCAGATTTGTGTCCATCCGAAACACACTACATTCCAGAGAATTCTCTACCGAAAGTCCCCTTACGATGAAATCGAAGAATTTGAGCTACAAACGGTTACGTTTGGGGTAAATTGTGCCCCATTCTTGGCTCTACGCACAATTCAGCAACTGGCTACAGACGTAAGGCTTCAATATCCGCTTGCAAGCGAGATTTTGGAATCGTCGATGTACGTCGACGATGTTCTTGGGGGGAGTCATGATATTTTGTCCGCAACTAAGACCCAGAAGGAACTCATTTCGGCCTTGGGGACAGCCGGTTTTTTATTGAGAAAATGGACTTCTAACTCTAAGGAGTTCCTAAAATCCATTCCAAAGGACCATCTTCTGAATTCCGAATTTCTTGAGTTTGAAGATTCAAGTAAGGCCAAGACTCTGGGTGTTCGTTGGAACGCGAAACTTGATGATTTTTATTTCGTAGCCGGGCAATTAGACGCAAATTCCGATCCCACTAAGAGGAATATTCTTTCCAATATATCGAAACTATTCGACCCAGCTGGGTGGCTATGCCCCTTCATAGTTCTCGCAAAACTTCTAATGCGGGATGTTTGGTTATCCAAAGTCGGGTGGGATGATCCCCTTCCTCCGAATTTACTTGCAGCATGGCATTCATTCTTGGGGAATTATTCTAGGATTGGAGATATACGAATTCCTCGCTGGATACATTTCACTCCTGAAAGCGATATGGAACTCCATGGCTTCTGTGACGCCTCTGAAAAGGCGTACGCAATAGCCATTTATGTTCGAGTCGCGGCTCCCAGCGGTGAAATTGTCACACACCTCCTTATGTCAAAATCGAGGGTGGCACCATTGAAGACAATTTCAATTCCTAGACTCGAACTTTGTGGCGCGGCCTTACTGGCGGAGGCCATTGAATCGATTCTGCCGTCCATTCCAAATTGCAAGGTTTTCTGTTGGACAGATTCAACGATAGTCCTTGCCTGGTTAATGAAACCAGCGTTCCAATGGAAGACTTTTGTGGCTAACCGTGTTTCAAAAATATGTGAGGTAGTACCAGTGGACCACTGGGGCCATGTTGAATCAAGGCAGAATCCTGCGGATTTGGCTTCCCGTGGAGTGTTTCCCGATGAGTTAATTCAGAATGACCTTTGGTGGTTTGGTCCTCTGTGGCTTAGGCATCCATCGAGCCTTTGGCCAATTAAGAATGGTTTGCCAATAGATGAGACACTATTGGAAGCTAAGACTATTCACAGCCACTTTACTTACTTCCAAAACTACCAAGATCCTCTGGATAGGTTTTCTTCGCTGGGAAGAGCTCTTagagtgatagcatatgtataCCGTTTTATTTCTAATTGCCGTGCTTCAGCCGATATAACTTCACGAACTCATTCGCTGACCAATGACGAAATCCAGGATGTTCGAGATCGTTTAATTGTCTtgtcacaaaaattattttatccaACTGAATATAAGGCATTGTCAAATGGGGAGCAAATTACGTCCACCAGTTCCTTATTGACTTTGAACCCCTTTTGTGATCCTAAAGGCCTCTTAAGAATATGTAGTCGCATAGCCCATTCCGAGAGCCTCACTTATAATGAGCGTTATCCTATTATCCTGCCGTATCACGGTACCTTCTCCCGATTGCTGATACTGTTCATACATTGCATTACATTGCATGGAGGCAACAGTTTAATGCTACGAATGTTGCGTCTCCAGTTCTGGATTCCAAAGGCGAAAATTCTTATAAAGGCCTGTGTTCACAATTGCAAGATTTGTGTAATTTCCAAACACAAGCTTAGAACGCAGCTGATGGGAACCCTTCCTCCAGAACGTACCACGCTCAGTCGACCATTCACGAATACTGGTATTGACTTTGCAGGTCCGTTCGACATAAAAAACTACTCGGCGCGATCCTGTACTATAACAAAGGGATACGTATGTTTATTCGTTTGTTTCGCTACACGTGCTATCCACTTGGAGCTCACAAGTTCCTTGACCACTTCAGCCTTTCTAGCGGCCTTTCACCGTTTTTCTTCCAGACGTGGGTGTCCCTTAAAGATCTTTTCCGACAATGGCAAAACATTTGTTGGAGCATCGAAAGAGGTGGCGAAAAACTTTCTTCAAAGATCGCGGGACGAGACACTTTTCCAATTCTCCTACCAGCGCTTATCCTGGCACTTCATTCCACCAGGAGCTCCTCATATGGGAGGGCTCTGGGAAGCCGGGGTGAAAAgttttaaggctcatttccgAAAGATGGCAGGATGTCATAAATTTACGTTCGAGGAATTCACTACTATACCTTCCCGTATCGAAGCCTGTTTAAACTCGCGACCTATTTCACCTTTATCCGAAAATCCCGACGATTTGCTAGCTCTTACCCCTGGACATTTCCTTACTGGGGGTCCTTTGCTTTCACCTGCCGAACCTGACGAATCCGAGACTACTATTTCTGTAGTTAATCGTTGGCGAAGAGTTGTGGCATTATCTCAACAGTTCAGTATTAGATGGAAACATGAGTATCTTAAAGAGCTTCACAAGCGCATTAAATGGAAAAGACCACAGCCAAATATCCAGATTG GAATGGAAATTGGGGCGTATTTCGAAGATATATTATGGCAAGGATGA